A genome region from Brassica oleracea var. oleracea cultivar TO1000 chromosome C2, BOL, whole genome shotgun sequence includes the following:
- the LOC106322510 gene encoding uncharacterized membrane protein At4g09580-like: MHSVMAPTRNLIRDEELGTISDEDDSPSGKRSKLDRFPLSRWELAVSLGVFLVFSSGLFCIYITMPAAELGKLNLPRSISDLRLLKDNLANYANEYPAQFVLGYCATYIFMQTFMIPGTIFMSLLAGALFGVVKGVVLVVFNATAGATSCFFLSKLIGRPLITWLWPEKLRFFQAEIGKRRDKLLNYMLFLRITPTLPNLFINLASPIVDVPFHVFFLATLVGLIPAAYITVRAGLAIGDLKSVKDLYDFKTLSVLFLIGFISILPTILKRKKIYE, from the exons ATGCATTCTGTAATGGCTCCGACGCGGAATCTAATCCGAGACGAAGAGCTCGGAACCATATCAGACGAAGACGACTCTCCATCCGGAAAACGATCCAAACTCGATCGCTTCCCTCTAAGCCGATGGGAACTCGCGGTATCTCTCGGCGTCTTCCTCGTCTTCTCCTCTGGTCTCTTCTGCATCTACATCACCATGCCCGCCGCAGAACTAGGCAAGCTCAATCTCCCAAGAAGCATCTCTGATCTCCGCTTGCTCAA AGATAACTTAGCGAACTATGCTAATGAGTATCCGGCGCAGTTCGTTTTAGGGTACTGTGCCACCTACATTTTCATGCAGACGTTTATGATTCCAGGCACTATCTTCATGTCGCTTTTGGCTGGAGCTCTCTTTGGGGTTGTCAAAGGTGTTGTCTTGGTTGTTTTCAACGCAACTGCTGGAGCTACTTCTTGTTTCTTTCTCTCTAAGTTGATTGGTCGGCCGTTGATTACTTGGCTATGGCCTGAAAAACTGAGATTCTTTCAGGCTGAG ATTGGTAAGCGTAGAGATAAGCTTCTGAACTATATGTTGTTTCTGAGGATAACACCAACACTGCCAAATCTGTTCATCAATTTGGCTTCTCCAATAGTTGATGTACCTTTTCATGTCTTCTTTTTGGCGACGTTGGTGGGTCTCATCCCTGCAGCTTATATAACCGTCAGG GCTGGCCTTGCTATTGGAGATCTCAAGTCGGTGAAGGATCTGTATGACTTCAAGACATTGTCGGTGCTCTTCCTCATCGGGTTCATCTCCATACTTCCAACAATACTGAAAAGAAAGAAGATATACGAATAA
- the LOC106322511 gene encoding subtilisin-like protease SBT3.3, producing the protein MQTSSVPPGRSLYLNLIVVVLALFASITMAESTGEASSEAKVHIIYTEKPTDEEPKDYHLRTLSSALGSEEAAKDALIYSYKEAASGFSAKLTPEQVTEISKQPGVIQVVPSQTYQLHKPVGAGFKLT; encoded by the exons ATGCAAACATCATCTGTTCCTCCTGGAAGAAGTCTCTACCTCAACCTCATCGTCGTCGTCTTAGCGCTCTTTGCATCGATCACCATGGCAGAATCCACCGGAGAAGCATCGTCCGAAGCGAAGGTCCACATCATCTACACCGAGAAACCCACCGATGAGGAACCTAAAGATTATCATCTCCGTACTCTCTCCTCCGCTCTCGGCAG TGAGGAAGCAGCAAAGGACGCTCTGATCTACAGTTACAAGGAAGCTGCTTCTGGTTTCTCAGCTAAGCTCACACCTGAGCAAGTCACCGAGATCTCCA AACAACCAGGTGTGATTCAAGTTGTGCCGAGCCAGACCTACCAGTTGCACAAACCTGTTGGTGCTGGTTTCAAGCTGACTTAA